One Halobaculum sp. CBA1158 DNA segment encodes these proteins:
- a CDS encoding ABC transporter permease, which produces MPLDPVAQLVPAVAGFPFEEGYVSSIIYVSLYVSLIAVTLSTLFSIPLALVMGFTDFPGKQFVKSVINTGMGFPSVVVGLLVLFAVSNQGPLGALDLIFTKEAMIMSQFVLATPPITAISLAAITGVSDNVRDAARVLGGTRLDTALVVIKEARYGIATAVLAGFGRAISEVGSVLIVGGNITSADGISKTRTLTTAIQLEARQGRYETAMVIGAVLVVVVLTVNAIVVRLGDTGAVNR; this is translated from the coding sequence ATGCCGCTCGATCCGGTCGCACAGCTCGTCCCGGCGGTCGCCGGGTTCCCGTTCGAGGAGGGGTACGTCTCGAGCATCATCTACGTCTCGCTGTACGTGAGTCTCATCGCGGTGACGCTGAGTACGCTGTTCAGCATCCCGCTCGCGCTCGTGATGGGGTTCACCGACTTCCCCGGCAAGCAGTTCGTGAAGTCGGTGATCAACACGGGGATGGGGTTTCCCAGCGTCGTCGTTGGCCTGCTCGTGCTGTTTGCCGTCTCGAACCAGGGACCCCTCGGGGCGCTCGATCTCATCTTCACCAAGGAGGCGATGATCATGTCGCAGTTCGTGCTCGCGACGCCGCCGATCACGGCGATCAGCCTCGCCGCCATCACCGGCGTGAGCGACAACGTCCGGGACGCCGCCCGCGTCCTCGGCGGCACGCGCCTCGACACGGCGCTCGTCGTAATCAAGGAGGCGCGCTACGGCATCGCGACCGCCGTGCTCGCCGGGTTCGGCCGCGCGATCAGCGAGGTCGGGTCGGTGCTCATCGTCGGCGGGAACATCACCAGCGCCGACGGCATCTCGAAGACGCGAACGCTGACGACCGCGATCCAACTGGAGGCTCGACAGGGCCGCTACGAGACGGCGATGGTGATCGGGGCGGTCCTCGTGGTGGTCGTGTTGACGGTCAACGCCATCGTCGTCCGCCTGGGTGACACGGGGGCGGTGAACCGATGA
- a CDS encoding phosphate ABC transporter ATP-binding protein: MIRLSNVSHAYDGETVVEDASLSVEPGEVVGVIGPSGVGKTTLLRVLALFLRPDDGTVELDGDAAWDADEERRLALRRRVGMVFQDASLFDATVARNVEYGLRVRQSWDERIRDQLRSLVGSTAPPAAVEEAVDVVGLNGKLDQEAGSLSGGEAQRVSFARALAYEPEYLLLDEPTSDLDPRNTGLIEDAIGEARDRGIGVVVATHDMHQAERIADRVGVLLGDGFTEIGPTETIFENPADERTRKFISGELVY; the protein is encoded by the coding sequence ATGATCCGGCTGTCGAACGTCTCTCACGCCTACGACGGCGAGACCGTCGTCGAGGACGCCTCCCTGTCGGTCGAACCGGGCGAGGTCGTGGGGGTCATCGGCCCCTCCGGCGTCGGGAAGACGACCCTGCTGCGGGTCCTCGCGCTGTTCCTCCGTCCCGACGACGGGACCGTCGAACTCGACGGCGACGCGGCCTGGGACGCCGACGAGGAGCGGCGACTGGCGCTGCGGCGACGCGTCGGCATGGTGTTCCAAGACGCGAGCCTGTTCGACGCCACAGTCGCCCGCAACGTGGAGTACGGCCTCCGGGTTCGGCAGTCGTGGGACGAGCGAATCCGGGACCAACTCCGCTCGCTCGTCGGGTCAACCGCGCCGCCGGCGGCCGTCGAGGAGGCCGTCGACGTCGTCGGCCTGAACGGCAAACTCGACCAGGAGGCCGGATCGCTGTCGGGGGGCGAGGCCCAGCGGGTCTCGTTCGCGCGGGCGCTGGCGTACGAGCCGGAGTACCTCCTGCTCGACGAGCCGACCTCCGATCTCGACCCGCGCAACACGGGGCTGATCGAGGACGCGATCGGGGAGGCTCGCGACCGCGGCATCGGGGTCGTCGTCGCGACCCACGACATGCACCAGGCCGAGCGGATCGCCGACCGCGTCGGCGTGCTGCTGGGCGACGGCTTCACCGAGATCGGACCCACGGAGACGATCTTCGAGAACCCGGCCGACGAGCGCACCCGGAAGTTCATCTCCGGGGAACTGGTGTACTGA
- a CDS encoding putative sulfate/molybdate transporter — protein sequence MAISERLDAKYGLRFDAGEWTGALGDSVTVLPIVVGLAALTPVSLAHALLFFGVFQVVWGLAYGLPLSVEPMKALAGLALAGTVTAGEYVAAGLLAGVVLLAAAATGALGRVQRYVSEPVIRGIQLAVALVLVRSGIDLGLADPALAVVAAGVAVVVAVAGFRRGAALAVLGVGLALAVADAGVPAADLPALALFPAGAPAVTTNALSATTGQLAMTVGNAAVATSLLLSDLFDADVSADRLSGSMGAMCLSAIPLGGIPMCHGSGGLAGKHAFGARTGGANLVLGGLYLAAVPFAGVVAAFPMAVLGVLLVVVAGHLGRRAVDVDGRRALALVAVVGCVGLLWNVGAAFLVGVGVDAARRRLPAA from the coding sequence GTGGCGATCTCGGAGCGACTCGACGCGAAATACGGGCTCCGGTTCGACGCCGGCGAGTGGACCGGCGCGTTGGGGGATTCGGTTACGGTCCTCCCGATAGTCGTGGGGCTGGCGGCGCTGACGCCGGTCTCGCTGGCGCACGCGCTGCTGTTCTTCGGCGTCTTTCAGGTCGTGTGGGGGCTCGCCTACGGGCTCCCCCTCTCGGTGGAGCCGATGAAGGCGCTGGCGGGGCTGGCGCTGGCCGGCACGGTCACCGCCGGCGAGTACGTCGCCGCCGGCTTGCTCGCGGGCGTCGTCCTCCTCGCGGCGGCGGCGACCGGGGCGCTCGGACGGGTCCAGCGGTACGTGAGCGAGCCCGTGATCCGCGGGATCCAACTGGCCGTCGCGCTGGTGCTCGTCCGCTCGGGGATCGATTTGGGGCTGGCGGACCCGGCGCTCGCGGTCGTCGCCGCCGGCGTCGCGGTCGTCGTCGCAGTCGCGGGCTTTCGCCGGGGCGCGGCGCTGGCGGTGCTGGGCGTCGGCCTCGCGCTCGCGGTCGCCGACGCGGGGGTTCCCGCCGCCGACCTCCCCGCGCTCGCGCTCTTCCCGGCCGGCGCGCCCGCGGTCACGACGAACGCGCTGTCGGCGACGACGGGGCAACTCGCGATGACCGTCGGCAACGCCGCCGTCGCGACGAGCCTCCTCCTGTCGGATCTGTTCGACGCCGACGTGTCGGCCGACCGGCTCTCGGGGAGCATGGGCGCGATGTGTCTCTCGGCGATCCCGCTGGGCGGGATCCCGATGTGTCACGGCTCGGGCGGCCTCGCGGGCAAGCACGCCTTCGGCGCGCGAACCGGCGGCGCGAACCTCGTGCTCGGGGGGCTCTACCTCGCGGCCGTCCCGTTCGCGGGCGTCGTCGCCGCGTTCCCGATGGCCGTGCTCGGCGTGTTGCTCGTCGTCGTCGCGGGCCACCTGGGCCGCCGCGCGGTCGACGTGGACGGCCGTCGGGCGCTCGCGCTGGTGGCGGTCGTCGGCTGCGTCGGCCTCCTGTGGAACGTCGGCGCGGCGTTCCTCGTCGGCGTCGGCGTCGACGCGGCCCGGCGGCGGCTGCCGGCCGCCTGA
- a CDS encoding acyltransferase, with the protein MTKRHVSLPAEAEEGVAAFIERVDERLSSEEDTCEVVRDTLVDLFGDRDAYERWQGGGDVTPAERVRLQGYDPCNATLESEYYAEKDEERFTRSKHLQWLWRQFDATPMADNIAFALRFRQMLANHLFADAGDGLRLFKGITFTYGHNIEIGDNTVVHDDVHLDDRGKLTIGDRVSISDSAHVYSHDHDVNDQTAIENFHTIIDDDARVTYDAMVRAGCRIGKNAVVGAKSTVQGDVPDHHIVAGSPARDIRVKPGWESVAEPVGEKLPNRADERRIEFDLPDDLDAFDEFGRDLTPPDDVEPPEAE; encoded by the coding sequence ATGACCAAGCGTCACGTGTCGCTCCCGGCTGAGGCTGAGGAGGGAGTCGCGGCCTTCATCGAGCGGGTGGACGAGCGGCTCTCCTCGGAGGAGGACACCTGCGAGGTCGTCCGCGACACGCTCGTCGACCTGTTCGGCGACCGGGACGCCTACGAGCGGTGGCAGGGCGGCGGCGACGTGACGCCCGCCGAGCGCGTCCGACTCCAGGGGTACGACCCGTGCAACGCCACCCTGGAGTCGGAGTACTACGCCGAGAAGGACGAGGAGCGGTTCACGCGCTCGAAGCACCTCCAGTGGCTGTGGCGGCAGTTCGACGCGACGCCGATGGCCGACAACATCGCGTTCGCGCTGCGCTTCCGGCAGATGCTCGCGAACCACCTGTTCGCCGACGCCGGTGACGGCCTCCGGCTGTTCAAGGGGATCACCTTCACCTACGGCCACAACATCGAGATCGGCGACAACACCGTCGTCCACGACGACGTGCACCTCGACGACCGCGGGAAGCTGACGATCGGCGACCGCGTCTCGATCTCCGATTCGGCGCACGTGTACAGCCACGACCACGACGTGAACGACCAGACCGCCATCGAGAACTTCCACACGATCATCGACGACGACGCGCGCGTCACCTACGACGCGATGGTCCGCGCCGGCTGTCGGATCGGGAAGAACGCCGTCGTCGGCGCGAAGTCGACCGTCCAGGGCGACGTGCCCGACCACCACATCGTCGCGGGGTCGCCCGCCCGCGACATCCGGGTGAAACCCGGGTGGGAGTCCGTCGCCGAGCCGGTCGGCGAGAAGCTACCGAACCGCGCGGACGAGCGCCGAATCGAGTTCGACCTCCCGGACGACCTCGACGCGTTCGACGAGTTCGGCCGCGACCTCACGCCGCCGGACGACGTGGAACCGCCCGAGGCGGAGTAG
- a CDS encoding substrate-binding domain-containing protein: MSKQRNDGRERSTSRRAFLAAAGTGVTGALAGCSGITGGQEENQAGVSGETLTLTTTTSTYDTGLLDAIHPDFEEMYGVTVDAVAQGTGAALESARNGDSDVVMVHARGLEDEFLRNGYGVNRRDLMFNDFVIVGPESDPAGIQGMDSATEALTAIAEAEATFVSRGDNSGTHTKELNLWEAAGTEPGGDWYQETGTGMGEALNVANQQDGYTLSDRGTFISQRSEIDLTILVQGPIGGGPEILANPYGIMAVNPGVHDNANYDLSMAYIGWITSPETQEAISEYQVNGEQLFFPRAVSEDPDFQQYVPEGWSSNSTDG; the protein is encoded by the coding sequence ATGTCGAAACAACGGAACGACGGACGCGAGCGATCGACCAGCAGGCGGGCGTTCCTGGCGGCGGCCGGGACCGGCGTCACGGGCGCGCTCGCGGGCTGTTCGGGTATCACCGGCGGCCAAGAGGAGAACCAGGCGGGCGTCTCCGGCGAGACGCTGACGCTCACGACGACGACGAGCACGTACGACACGGGGCTGCTCGACGCGATCCACCCGGACTTCGAGGAGATGTACGGCGTGACCGTCGACGCGGTCGCGCAGGGGACGGGCGCGGCCCTCGAGTCGGCGCGCAACGGCGACTCGGACGTGGTGATGGTCCACGCCCGCGGGCTGGAGGACGAGTTCCTGCGCAACGGCTACGGGGTCAACCGTCGCGACCTGATGTTCAACGACTTCGTGATCGTCGGCCCCGAGAGCGACCCCGCCGGGATCCAGGGGATGGACTCGGCGACGGAGGCGCTGACGGCGATCGCCGAGGCGGAGGCGACGTTCGTCTCCCGCGGCGACAACTCCGGGACCCACACGAAGGAGCTCAACCTCTGGGAGGCCGCCGGCACCGAGCCGGGCGGCGACTGGTACCAGGAGACCGGTACGGGGATGGGGGAGGCGCTGAACGTCGCCAACCAGCAGGACGGGTACACGCTCTCGGACCGCGGGACGTTCATCTCCCAGCGCTCGGAGATCGACCTCACGATCCTGGTGCAGGGTCCCATCGGAGGGGGCCCGGAGATCCTCGCGAACCCGTACGGGATCATGGCGGTCAACCCCGGCGTCCACGACAACGCCAACTACGACCTCTCGATGGCGTACATCGGCTGGATCACCAGTCCCGAAACGCAGGAGGCGATCTCGGAGTACCAGGTCAACGGGGAGCAGCTGTTCTTCCCGAGGGCGGTCTCCGAGGACCCCGACTTCCAGCAGTACGTTCCGGAAGGCTGGAGTAGCAACTCCACCGACGGGTGA